Proteins co-encoded in one Ooceraea biroi isolate clonal line C1 chromosome 9, Obir_v5.4, whole genome shotgun sequence genomic window:
- the LOC105279027 gene encoding suppressor APC domain-containing protein 2 isoform X1 — MAQMQAPTTDGLPKYFVTAMRTLFDIMDDQNSGFIKYTDIECRWQAEGNACLPKGVLDNLKKVTPPNGLLSFDRFCSGLKLCLLQIHTHAEPRKHDGGSGQPSRPPSAPILIPDGQSKALAWSSPNTAAIRPNNAMSQQRTLSMPQLLANTAGRKDVAAQLELMDARNVAEPKINKVYGPPKPPRTGAALVEGRTMGGERNFDKSEIRTALQNWQMGLMMSDEKEKRQLQPVNYRPDARMLLRPARVLGDGKAVDMQSNQLGLQAKKPSSRRREPRRHTLQNGIDYNMMKRMKQIEQEKDVLLQGLAAVDKAREWYMKQVSATQEKIKHLGRMGSHVEQWTEAQQERLELQRARVLEVNRHLAALISSWERGGLPLHMNLAFLSAPTSVQLQQDTLSRLRQQNHRLTEEVSKKNQRIALLEQEKDSLVRELYSRQPGLVQSRRATMIHEQHDQTFII; from the exons ATGGCGCAGATGCAGGCACCGACGACGGACGGGTTGCCGAAGTACTTCGTCACCGCGATGCGCACGCTGTTCGACATAATGGACGACCAGAACAGTGGCTTCATCAAGTACACGGACATCGAGTGCCGCTGGCAGGCCGAGGGGAACGCGTGCCTGCCGAAGGGCGTGCTCGACAACCTGAAGAAGGTCACCCCGCCGAACGGCCTGCTGTCGTTCGACAGGTTCTGCTCGGGGCTGAAGCTGTGCCTGCTGCAGATACACACGCACGCCGAGCCGAGGAAGCACGACGGCGGGAGCGGCCAGCCGAGCCGGCCGCCGTCCGCGCCGATCCTCATCCCTGACGGGCAGAGCAAGGCGCTCGCCTGGAGCTCGCCGAACACCGCTGCGATCAGACCGAACAACGCCATGTCCCAGCAGCGCACGCTCAGCATGCCGCAGCTGCTGGCGAATACCGCTGGCCGGAAGGACGTGGCGGCGCAGCTGGAGCTGATGGATGCCAGGAACGTAGCCGAGCCGAAGATCAACAAGGTGTACGGTCCGCCCAAGCCACCGAGGACCGGCGCCGCCCTGGTCGAGGGCAGGACGATGGGCGGGGAGCGTAACTTTGACAAGTCCGAGATCAGAACGGCGCTGCAGAACTGGCAGATGGGCCTGATGATGAGCGACGAGAAGGAGAAGCGTCAGCTGCAGCCGGTGAATTACAGGCCGGACGCCAGAATGCTGCTGAGGCCGGCCAGGGTGCTCGGCGACGGCAAGGCAGTTGATATGCAGAGCAATCAGCTCGGCCTGCAGGCCAAGAAGCCGTCGAGCCGACGCAGAGAGCCCAGGCGACACACGTTGCAGAATggtattgattacaatatg ATGAAGAGAATGAAGCAGATCGAGCAGGAGAAGGACGTGCTGCTCCAAGGTCTGGCCGCAGTCGATAAGGCTAGGGAGTGGTACATGAAGCAGGTCTCCGCCACGCAGGAGAAGATCAAGCACCTTGGACGAATGGGTTCTCACGTG GAGCAATGGACGGAGGCGCAGCAGGAACGCTTGGAGCtgcagcgcgcgcgagtcctCGAGGTGAATCGGCATCTGGCCGCCCTGATAAGCAGCTGGGAACGCGGGGGGCTGCCCCTGCACATGAATCTCGCTTTCCTGAGCGCGCCGACGTCGGTTCAGCTGCAGCAGGACACGCTGTCGAGGCTCAGACAGCAGAATCACAGATTGACCGAG GAAGTTAGCAAGAAGAATCAACGGATAGCCCTGCTCGAGCAGGAGAAGGACAGCCTGGTCAGAGAATTGTACAGTAGGCAGCCCGGGCTGGTCCAGTCCCGACGAGCAACGATGATTCACGAACAGCACGATCAGACATTCAT AATATAA
- the LOC105279028 gene encoding tryptophan 5-hydroxylase 1 isoform X1 produces the protein MSGSGKSLLGVWLYKRGQNWAVKEGSPLHKPHDVRHRVPEESLDDRARRNLIPMEENNKGNDNKNSVIFSLKNQVGGLARALQVFQDLGINVVHIESRKSLRRGSEYDILVDVECDSKRMEQLMKMLSREVAAINLAHYEQIGTIPHAPSLSAAASFDFSEVDMPWFPRKISDLDRAQKVLMYGSELDADHPGFKDPVYRKRREKFAEIANSYRYGQPIPRVQYTPEEISTWGTVFRELHQLYQKFACKEYLENWPRLVKYCGYREDNIPQLQDINVFLKRTTGFQLRPVAGYLTPRDFLSGLAFRVFHCTQYIRHSSDPFYTPEPDCCHELLGHMPLLANPSFAQFSQELGLASLGASDEDIDKLATLYFFTVEFGLCKQDGMFRVYGAGLLSSVAELKHAVSAPEKTMRFEPDVTCKQECIITAFQNAYYYTDSIDEAKEKMRAFANQIQRPFGIRYNPYTQSVEVLTDAQKITAVVSELRGDLCIVSNALRKIHEQDDTVDVERITSLLTQGIEMPQDSSSSDSDQQDDSPNAEEVHPQEDQQSLNDDKDAVVMGD, from the exons ATGAGTGGATCGGGAAAGAGCCTCCTCGGGGTCTGGTTGTACAAGAGAGGCCAGAACTGGGCCGTCAAAGAGGGAAGTCCGCTGCACAAGCCCCACGATGTACGTCATCGCGTACCCGAAGAAAGTTTGGATGATAGAGCGAGAAGAAATTTG ATCCCCATGGAAGAGAATAATAAAGGCAATGATAACAAGAATTCTGTGATATTCTCCCTGAAGAATCAAGTCGGTGGATTGGCTCGAGCGCTTCAAGTATTTCAG GACTTGGGTATAAACGTGGTGCACATCGAGTCGCGGAAATCTCTGCGCCGCGGGTCCGAGTACGACATCCTCGTGGACGTCGAATGCGACTCAAAGCGGATGGAACAACTGATGAAGATGCTGAGCCGTGAGGTAGCGGCTATCAATCTCGCTCATTACGAGCAAATCGGAACTATACCGCACGCGCCTTCCCTCTCTGCCGCGGCCAGCTTCG ATTTCAGCGAGGTGGACATGCCCTGGTTCCCGCGGAAGATATCGGATCTCGATAGGGCGCAGAAGGTTCTCATGTACGGGTCGGAATTGGACGCGGATCATCCC GGCTTCAAAGATCCCGTGTACCGCAAACGTCGTGAGAAATTCGCCGAGATCGCCAACAGTTACAGATA TGGACAACCGATACCGAGGGTGCAGTACACGCCGGAGGAGATCAGTACCTG GGGAACCGTTTTTCGCGAGCTTCACCAACTTTATCAAAAATTCGCGTGTAAGGAGTACTTGGAGAACTGGCCGAGATTGGTCAAGTATTGCGGATACAG agAAGACAATATACCGCAATTGCAGGACATAAACGTTTTCCTAAAGC GAACAACGGGATTTCAACTGCGTCCGGTCGCGGGTTACCTCACGCCGCGAGATTTTCTCTCCGGGCTCGCCTTTCGAGTGTTCCACTGCACCCAATACATCCGACACTCGTCCGATCCATTTTACACGCCAGAACC ggATTGCTGTCACGAGCTGCTGGGCCATATGCCGCTGCTTGCCAACCCGAGTTTCGCGCAATTCTCCCAAGAACTTGGTCTGGCTTCCCTCGGCGCGTCGGACGAGGACATTGACAAACTGGCCACc CTGTACTTTTTTACGGTGGAATTCGGATTGTGCAAGCAGGACGGTATGTTTCGCGTTTACGGGGCCGGCTTGCTGTCGTCGGTGGCGGAGTTGAAACACGCGGTGTCCGCGCCCGAGAAAACCATGCGATTCGAACCGGACGTCACTTGCAAGCAGGAGTGCATCATCACCGCGTTCCAAAACGCGTACTACTACACTGACAGTATAGATGAAGCGAAGGAGAAGATGAG AGCATTCGCTAATCAGATTCAACGTCCGTTCGGAATACGTTACAATCCGTATACCCAGTCGGTGGAGGTGCTGACAGACGCTCAGAAAATTACCGCCGTAGTGAGCGAGCTGCGAGGCGATCTCTGCATAGTATCAAACGCTCTCCGGAAGATCCACGAGCAGGATGATACCGTCGACGTTGAGAGGATAACGAGCCTGCTGACGCAGGGCATCGAGATGCCGCAGGACAGCTCGTCCTCAGACAGCGACCAGCAGGACGACAGTCCCAATGCCGAAGAGGTGCATCCTCAAGAGGATCAGCAATCGCTCAATGACGATAAAGACGCAGTCGTTATGGGAGATTAA
- the LOC105279029 gene encoding multiple epidermal growth factor-like domains protein 6 isoform X1 encodes MLPRLTLSAALLLLTIAVALSEGCELDQMRYGCRIYNAQCSCGYGCKSEYRYDDSDDCKLALRGRRSDICYRSKPCRNRGSCSQISTEPGFKCRCEGTGFYGTYCETPCPRPDDLLLQGQFPYECVVI; translated from the exons ATGCTACCGAGATTGACGCTGTCGGCTGCGCTGCTGCTTTTAACAATAG CAGTTGCACTCTCCGAAGGATGCGAACTGGACCAGATGCGATACGGATGCCGCATCTACAACGCGCAGTGCAGCTGCGGCTACGGCTGCAAGTCGGAATACAGATACGACGACAGTGATGATTGCAAGCTGGCGCTCAGAG GAAGACGTAGCGACATATGCTATCGCTCGAAGCCTTGCCGGAACAGAGGTTCCTGCTCCCAAATATCGACGGAGCCCGGATTCAAGTGTCGCTGCGAGGGCACCGGATTCTACGGCACTTACTGCGAGACAC CCTGTCCACGACCGGACGATTTACTCCTGCAAGGACAATTCCCTTACGAATGCGTCGTAATCTAA
- the LOC105279027 gene encoding suppressor APC domain-containing protein 2 isoform X2 — protein sequence MAQMQAPTTDGLPKYFVTAMRTLFDIMDDQNSGFIKYTDIECRWQAEGNACLPKGVLDNLKKVTPPNGLLSFDRFCSGLKLCLLQIHTHAEPRKHDGGSGQPSRPPSAPILIPDGQSKALAWSSPNTAAIRPNNAMSQQRTLSMPQLLANTAGRKDVAAQLELMDARNVAEPKINKVYGPPKPPRTGAALVEGRTMGGERNFDKSEIRTALQNWQMGLMMSDEKEKRQLQPVNYRPDARMLLRPARVLGDGKAVDMQSNQLGLQAKKPSSRRREPRRHTLQNGIDYNMMKRMKQIEQEKDVLLQGLAAVDKAREWYMKQVSATQEKIKHLGRMGSHVEQWTEAQQERLELQRARVLEVNRHLAALISSWERGGLPLHMNLAFLSAPTSVQLQQDTLSRLRQQNHRLTEEVSKKNQRIALLEQEKDSLVRELYSRQPGLVQSRRATMIHEQHDQTFM from the exons ATGGCGCAGATGCAGGCACCGACGACGGACGGGTTGCCGAAGTACTTCGTCACCGCGATGCGCACGCTGTTCGACATAATGGACGACCAGAACAGTGGCTTCATCAAGTACACGGACATCGAGTGCCGCTGGCAGGCCGAGGGGAACGCGTGCCTGCCGAAGGGCGTGCTCGACAACCTGAAGAAGGTCACCCCGCCGAACGGCCTGCTGTCGTTCGACAGGTTCTGCTCGGGGCTGAAGCTGTGCCTGCTGCAGATACACACGCACGCCGAGCCGAGGAAGCACGACGGCGGGAGCGGCCAGCCGAGCCGGCCGCCGTCCGCGCCGATCCTCATCCCTGACGGGCAGAGCAAGGCGCTCGCCTGGAGCTCGCCGAACACCGCTGCGATCAGACCGAACAACGCCATGTCCCAGCAGCGCACGCTCAGCATGCCGCAGCTGCTGGCGAATACCGCTGGCCGGAAGGACGTGGCGGCGCAGCTGGAGCTGATGGATGCCAGGAACGTAGCCGAGCCGAAGATCAACAAGGTGTACGGTCCGCCCAAGCCACCGAGGACCGGCGCCGCCCTGGTCGAGGGCAGGACGATGGGCGGGGAGCGTAACTTTGACAAGTCCGAGATCAGAACGGCGCTGCAGAACTGGCAGATGGGCCTGATGATGAGCGACGAGAAGGAGAAGCGTCAGCTGCAGCCGGTGAATTACAGGCCGGACGCCAGAATGCTGCTGAGGCCGGCCAGGGTGCTCGGCGACGGCAAGGCAGTTGATATGCAGAGCAATCAGCTCGGCCTGCAGGCCAAGAAGCCGTCGAGCCGACGCAGAGAGCCCAGGCGACACACGTTGCAGAATggtattgattacaatatg ATGAAGAGAATGAAGCAGATCGAGCAGGAGAAGGACGTGCTGCTCCAAGGTCTGGCCGCAGTCGATAAGGCTAGGGAGTGGTACATGAAGCAGGTCTCCGCCACGCAGGAGAAGATCAAGCACCTTGGACGAATGGGTTCTCACGTG GAGCAATGGACGGAGGCGCAGCAGGAACGCTTGGAGCtgcagcgcgcgcgagtcctCGAGGTGAATCGGCATCTGGCCGCCCTGATAAGCAGCTGGGAACGCGGGGGGCTGCCCCTGCACATGAATCTCGCTTTCCTGAGCGCGCCGACGTCGGTTCAGCTGCAGCAGGACACGCTGTCGAGGCTCAGACAGCAGAATCACAGATTGACCGAG GAAGTTAGCAAGAAGAATCAACGGATAGCCCTGCTCGAGCAGGAGAAGGACAGCCTGGTCAGAGAATTGTACAGTAGGCAGCCCGGGCTGGTCCAGTCCCGACGAGCAACGATGATTCACGAACAGCACGATCAGACATTCATGTAA
- the LOC105279029 gene encoding multiple epidermal growth factor-like domains protein 6 isoform X2 — MLPRLTLSAALLLLTIVALSEGCELDQMRYGCRIYNAQCSCGYGCKSEYRYDDSDDCKLALRGRRSDICYRSKPCRNRGSCSQISTEPGFKCRCEGTGFYGTYCETPCPRPDDLLLQGQFPYECVVI, encoded by the exons ATGCTACCGAGATTGACGCTGTCGGCTGCGCTGCTGCTTTTAACAATAG TTGCACTCTCCGAAGGATGCGAACTGGACCAGATGCGATACGGATGCCGCATCTACAACGCGCAGTGCAGCTGCGGCTACGGCTGCAAGTCGGAATACAGATACGACGACAGTGATGATTGCAAGCTGGCGCTCAGAG GAAGACGTAGCGACATATGCTATCGCTCGAAGCCTTGCCGGAACAGAGGTTCCTGCTCCCAAATATCGACGGAGCCCGGATTCAAGTGTCGCTGCGAGGGCACCGGATTCTACGGCACTTACTGCGAGACAC CCTGTCCACGACCGGACGATTTACTCCTGCAAGGACAATTCCCTTACGAATGCGTCGTAATCTAA
- the LOC105279028 gene encoding tryptophan 5-hydroxylase 1 isoform X2 produces MSGSGKSLLGVWLYKRGQNWAVKEGSPLHKPHDIPMEENNKGNDNKNSVIFSLKNQVGGLARALQVFQDLGINVVHIESRKSLRRGSEYDILVDVECDSKRMEQLMKMLSREVAAINLAHYEQIGTIPHAPSLSAAASFDFSEVDMPWFPRKISDLDRAQKVLMYGSELDADHPGFKDPVYRKRREKFAEIANSYRYGQPIPRVQYTPEEISTWGTVFRELHQLYQKFACKEYLENWPRLVKYCGYREDNIPQLQDINVFLKRTTGFQLRPVAGYLTPRDFLSGLAFRVFHCTQYIRHSSDPFYTPEPDCCHELLGHMPLLANPSFAQFSQELGLASLGASDEDIDKLATLYFFTVEFGLCKQDGMFRVYGAGLLSSVAELKHAVSAPEKTMRFEPDVTCKQECIITAFQNAYYYTDSIDEAKEKMRAFANQIQRPFGIRYNPYTQSVEVLTDAQKITAVVSELRGDLCIVSNALRKIHEQDDTVDVERITSLLTQGIEMPQDSSSSDSDQQDDSPNAEEVHPQEDQQSLNDDKDAVVMGD; encoded by the exons ATGAGTGGATCGGGAAAGAGCCTCCTCGGGGTCTGGTTGTACAAGAGAGGCCAGAACTGGGCCGTCAAAGAGGGAAGTCCGCTGCACAAGCCCCACGAT ATCCCCATGGAAGAGAATAATAAAGGCAATGATAACAAGAATTCTGTGATATTCTCCCTGAAGAATCAAGTCGGTGGATTGGCTCGAGCGCTTCAAGTATTTCAG GACTTGGGTATAAACGTGGTGCACATCGAGTCGCGGAAATCTCTGCGCCGCGGGTCCGAGTACGACATCCTCGTGGACGTCGAATGCGACTCAAAGCGGATGGAACAACTGATGAAGATGCTGAGCCGTGAGGTAGCGGCTATCAATCTCGCTCATTACGAGCAAATCGGAACTATACCGCACGCGCCTTCCCTCTCTGCCGCGGCCAGCTTCG ATTTCAGCGAGGTGGACATGCCCTGGTTCCCGCGGAAGATATCGGATCTCGATAGGGCGCAGAAGGTTCTCATGTACGGGTCGGAATTGGACGCGGATCATCCC GGCTTCAAAGATCCCGTGTACCGCAAACGTCGTGAGAAATTCGCCGAGATCGCCAACAGTTACAGATA TGGACAACCGATACCGAGGGTGCAGTACACGCCGGAGGAGATCAGTACCTG GGGAACCGTTTTTCGCGAGCTTCACCAACTTTATCAAAAATTCGCGTGTAAGGAGTACTTGGAGAACTGGCCGAGATTGGTCAAGTATTGCGGATACAG agAAGACAATATACCGCAATTGCAGGACATAAACGTTTTCCTAAAGC GAACAACGGGATTTCAACTGCGTCCGGTCGCGGGTTACCTCACGCCGCGAGATTTTCTCTCCGGGCTCGCCTTTCGAGTGTTCCACTGCACCCAATACATCCGACACTCGTCCGATCCATTTTACACGCCAGAACC ggATTGCTGTCACGAGCTGCTGGGCCATATGCCGCTGCTTGCCAACCCGAGTTTCGCGCAATTCTCCCAAGAACTTGGTCTGGCTTCCCTCGGCGCGTCGGACGAGGACATTGACAAACTGGCCACc CTGTACTTTTTTACGGTGGAATTCGGATTGTGCAAGCAGGACGGTATGTTTCGCGTTTACGGGGCCGGCTTGCTGTCGTCGGTGGCGGAGTTGAAACACGCGGTGTCCGCGCCCGAGAAAACCATGCGATTCGAACCGGACGTCACTTGCAAGCAGGAGTGCATCATCACCGCGTTCCAAAACGCGTACTACTACACTGACAGTATAGATGAAGCGAAGGAGAAGATGAG AGCATTCGCTAATCAGATTCAACGTCCGTTCGGAATACGTTACAATCCGTATACCCAGTCGGTGGAGGTGCTGACAGACGCTCAGAAAATTACCGCCGTAGTGAGCGAGCTGCGAGGCGATCTCTGCATAGTATCAAACGCTCTCCGGAAGATCCACGAGCAGGATGATACCGTCGACGTTGAGAGGATAACGAGCCTGCTGACGCAGGGCATCGAGATGCCGCAGGACAGCTCGTCCTCAGACAGCGACCAGCAGGACGACAGTCCCAATGCCGAAGAGGTGCATCCTCAAGAGGATCAGCAATCGCTCAATGACGATAAAGACGCAGTCGTTATGGGAGATTAA
- the LOC105279037 gene encoding cold shock domain-containing protein E1, whose product MSNPQWKTFQPPIMNSDPAILDYKSMAISTPKAITGSHQSMSNNYRNGTNYSGDHYMGSPPGCGKNSTTNYGSYPGAQSSPRNGATRFPFDFTSMDASAGYTGEPATNNSSYQDQSANQGTRETGIIEKLLHSYGFIQCCERQARLFFHFSQFSGNIEHLKIGDPVEFEMTYDRRTGKPIASTVSKIAPVALGDQRCIGNVTTELQASGDSQGRISYENRGECFFLPYTKDDVEGNVTLRAGDKVSFQIATNQRGNLGACNVRLENPAHPVRYRGVVCSMKENFGFIERADVVKEIFFHFSEAKSMKEELRLGDDVEFIIQTRNAKEVACNITKLPPGSIVFEEVSNEVVKGQVLKPLERGTAARHQNDPLPGRIKYRDSNHSEVEVPFGDKDQKGDFTLRHGDWVQFRIATDTRDQLKRATEIMLLPESFTVSGERREQGTIQTLKDGFGFIRCVDREPRLFFHFNEVLDVDREISVNDEVEFTVVQDPSSSFSNSRQNAIRLKHLPTGTVKFETITEKDIPGAVIQDTSLIEPGLISYGQQKSIIFFPKDCDPKHIPKLGDKVMFNICQVKRNKELVAVDICLVNAAGEKIQSVNKKSNNNGQVCQGFIAALKDGFGFIETVNHDREIFFHYSNFEGDASTLELGADIECTISSSNNGRGSGGCVAADHVKLVPRGSIPRPTPVSEALDGTVMRPLRSANPEQAEYAGLIRINASNEDEETPEYEFGIMGLSNKRELLQAGDPVQLQVDSAGHACNIVAVRKKRRATVDAVKGPFGFLAYEVDEGKKLFFHISEVRDHATLQPGDQVEFVLVTNQRTGKSSACNVTRLSDAVQQRPERLISRLRTISMEDTGPKLTVVRQPKGPDGTRGFSQERCRHIPGAIEE is encoded by the exons ATGTCCAATCCTCAGTGGAAAACGTTCCAGCCGCCAATCATGAACTCTGACCCAGCAATACTTGACTACAAGTCGATGGCTATATCAACCCCGAAAGCCATAACGGGATCTCACCAGTCGATGAGCAACAATTATCGGAATGGCACCAACTACAGCGGTGATCACTATATGGGCTCACCGCCCGGGTGCGGCAAGAATTCGACCACCAACTACGGCAGTTATCCCGGGGCGCAGTCCTCGCCGAGGAACGGCGCCACGAGATTCCCGTTCGACTTCACCAGCATGGACGCGAGCGCCGGTTACACCGGCGAGCCCGCCACCAACAATTCCAGCTACCAGGATCAGTCCGCGAATCAGGGGACGCGGGAGACCGGCATAATCGAGAAACTGCTG CACTCTTACGGATTCATACAGTGCTGCGAAAGACAGGCAAGactgttttttcattttagcCAATTTAGTGGTAACATTGAGCATTTGAAAATTGGAGACCCGGTAGAGTTCGAGATGACCTACGACCGGCGAACGGGCAAGCCCATTGCCAGCACCGTCAGCAAAATAGCTCCAGTG GCGTTGGGCGATCAACGATGCATCGGTAACGTGACGACGGAATTGCAAGCGAGTGGCGATTCGCAGGGGCGTATCAGCTACGAGAACCGAGGGGAGTGCTTCTTCCTGCCGTATACCAAAGACGACGTCGAGGGCAACGTCACTTTGCGCGCTGGTGATAAAGTGTCATTTCAGATCGCTACGAATCAACG AGGGAACCTGGGCGCGTGTAACGTGAGGCTGGAGAACCCGGCGCATCCGGTTCGCTATCGCGGAGTGGTGTGCTCGATGAAGGAGAACTTCGGCTTCATCGAGCGCGCCGACGTCGTCAAGGAGATATTCTTCCACTTTAGCGAGGCCAAGTCCATGAAGGAGGAACTCAGGCTAGGGGACGACGTCGAGTTTATAATACAGACGCGCAAC GCAAAGGAGGTGGCTTGCAACATTACGAAGCTGCCGCCCGGCTCGATCGTCTTCGAGGAGGTCAGCAACGAGGTGGTGAAGGGCCAGGTGCTGAAGCCCCTGGAGAGGGGCACCGCCGCTCGTCATCAAAACGATCCCTTACCCGGACGTATCAAGTACAGGGACAGCAATCACTCTGAAGTTGAAGTACCGTTCGGCGATAAAGATCAAAAGGGAGACTTTACTCTCAG GCACGGAGACTGGGTTCAGTTTCGCATCGCAACGGACACGAGGGATCAGCTGAAGAGAGCTACGGAGATCATGTTGCTGCCGGAATCGTTCACCGTTTCCGGAGAGAGACGGGAGCAAGGTACCATACAGACTCTCAAGGACGGGTTCGGCTTTATCCGTTGCGTCGACCGGGAGCCCCGACTGTTCTTTCACTTCAACGAGGTTCTCGACGTCGACAGGGAGATCAGCGTGAACGATGAGGTCGAATTTACCGTTGTACAG GATCCTTCGTCATCGTTTTCGAATTCTCGACAAAATGCCATTAGACTGAAACATCTGCCAACCGGTACGGTGAAATTCGAGACCATTACAGAGAAGGATATACCGGGCGCTGTAATACAGGACACGAGTCTAATCGAGCCCGGCCTGATCAGCTACGGCCAGCAGAAGAGCATTATTTTCTTCCCGAAAGATTGCGACCCGAAACATATTCCAAAATTGGGCGACAAG GTGATGTTCAATATTTGTCAAGTGAAGCGAAATAAGGAGCTCGTCGCCGTGGACATATGTTTAGTGAACGCTGCCGGTGAGAAGATCCAAAGTGTTAACAAAAAATCAAACAACAACGGACAGGTTTGCCAAGGTTTTATCGCCGCGCTGAAGGACGGATTCGGCTTTATCGAGACGGTGAATCACGACAGAGAGATATTTTTTCACTACAG TAACTTTGAGGGAGACGCCAGCACGTTGGAGCTAGGTGCCGACATCGAGTGCACGATCAGCAGCTCGAACAACGGCAGGGGCTCCGGCGGCTGCGTGGCTGCCGATCACGTGAAGCTGGTGCCGCGCGGGAGCATCCCCAGGCCGACACCGGTCAGCGAGGCGCTCGACGGCACGGTGATGCGGCCGCTGCGCAGCGCGAATCCCGAGCAGGCCGAGTACGCCGGCCTGATCAGGATCAACGCGAGcaacgaggacgaggagacGCCGGAGTACGAGTTCGGGATCATGGGCCTCTCGAACAAGCGGGAGCTACTGCAGGCCGGCGACCCGGTGCAGCTGCAGGTCGACTCGGCCGGTCACGCCTGCAACATCGTGGCCGTGAGGAAGAAGCGGAGGGCGACGGTCGACGCGGTGAAGGGGCCCTTCGGCTTCCTCGCTTACGAGGTCGACGAGGGTAAGAAGCTGTTCTTTCACATAAGCGAGGTGCGAGACCACGCGACGTTGCAGCCGGGCGATCAGGTGGAGTTCGTCCTGGTCACCAATCAGCGCACCGGCAAGTCGTCGGCGTGCAACGTGACTCGGCTAAG CGACGCGGTGCAGCAGCGACCGGAGCGGTTGATCAGCCGATTGCGCACGATATCGATGGAGGACACGGGGCCGAAGTTGACCGTGGTCAGGCAACCGAAGGGGCCCGACGGCACGCGCGGGTTCAGTCAGGAAAGATGCCGGCATATTCCCGGTGCCATAGAAGAGTAA